From a region of the Pseudomonadales bacterium genome:
- a CDS encoding TIGR01777 family protein, which yields MGRYVITGGSGFIGQALCRRLATTGATIEVLSRDPARAARVLPSGTHIVSRLEDLRHEVPIDAVVNLAGEPIADRRWTATRKQRLRDSRIAVTDALVDWMRELDPRPGTLLSASAVGFYGDQGDVAVTEGSPPHEEFTHELCADWEQSASRARALGIRVTIARIGLVIGPDGGFLQRLLPAFRFGLGGPIGSGRQWMSWIHRDDLLSLFEWLLTHRNVVGVFNATAPNPVTSAQFAHTLGRVLHRPALLPLPEFVLRTAFGEMSRLLLTGQRVLPARALDAGFTFRFPDLESALRDAL from the coding sequence ATGGGACGTTACGTGATCACCGGCGGCAGCGGATTCATCGGGCAGGCACTGTGCAGGCGCCTCGCCACGACGGGTGCGACGATCGAGGTGTTGAGTCGCGATCCTGCACGCGCCGCACGCGTGCTGCCGAGCGGCACACATATCGTGAGCCGGCTCGAGGATCTGCGGCACGAAGTGCCGATCGACGCGGTCGTGAACCTGGCTGGCGAACCGATCGCAGACCGGCGCTGGACGGCGACGCGCAAGCAGCGGCTGCGTGACAGCCGGATCGCGGTGACCGATGCACTCGTCGACTGGATGCGCGAGCTCGACCCACGCCCCGGCACCCTGCTCAGCGCATCCGCCGTGGGCTTCTACGGCGACCAGGGTGACGTTGCCGTGACCGAAGGCAGCCCCCCGCACGAGGAATTCACGCACGAACTCTGCGCCGACTGGGAACAAAGCGCCTCGCGTGCGCGCGCGCTCGGCATACGGGTGACGATCGCGCGCATCGGCCTGGTGATCGGCCCCGACGGAGGCTTCCTGCAGCGTCTGCTGCCGGCGTTTCGCTTCGGACTGGGTGGTCCGATCGGCAGCGGCCGGCAATGGATGAGCTGGATTCACCGCGACGATCTGCTGTCGCTGTTCGAATGGTTGCTGACACACCGGAACGTGGTCGGCGTGTTCAATGCCACCGCGCCGAATCCGGTGACCAGCGCGCAGTTTGCACACACGCTGGGGCGCGTGCTGCATCGCCCCGCGCTGCTGCCACTGCCGGAATTTGTGCTGCGCACGGCATTCGGCGAGATGTCGCGTCTGCTGCTGACCGGCCAGCGCGTGCTGCCGGCACGCGCGCTCGATGCCGGCTTCACGTTCCGTTTCCCGGACCTCGAGTCCGCGCTCCGCGACGCCCTGTAG